Proteins found in one Clostridium kluyveri DSM 555 genomic segment:
- a CDS encoding MASE3 domain-containing protein: MIRIMLEKLKEKQFSVVLIQSITILLFSNVVTHLVFPTWQQYNGIFHSSMELVCIIIAANLFLVVWCRYYSNSVKNQIIALGFLAIAIFDVLHTFYFNALGFLPKNYFDLSLRFWIVSRITEAILLLIITTNLSKIKINKWIGLSGSLIYSIGISYIIFFHKNLFPILYTSNGVTNIKILFEYCIIFILIAAAWNLKGKMSNKDTFTYKYIAITILLFISAEICFTTYKTFTDFVMAYGHVLKVTYYICLFKGIVKTEMDYPYLKLDEMNKQLRDILNAIPLAIHTYDEDLRITFANKKFEELLQCKSADIAGLTMTEFLNKIEKIDREDENEFPISLIEKGISMDNIVRTYKTLEGNSVKLLVNIHKIENGVMFISKEAACEQAIENLNLQTETILNSMLYPAMILNNHGTITACNVSFQNLIDLDKDDIIGSSLVKINKMINFDNEEIVNKFFGGNLYNEYYEASLVSIKGIKRKITGQVSPIYNVENKKIGIISVMQDVTELKNNQERLINQEKLALLGQMGASIVHDTRNFLTTINGSCQLIELYSDDVKINECAKRIKMDTDEINRIMSDFLTLAKPANIAVEEVSVYDLLSSVKNLLQTSSLIKGINIEFKFNHDERYLMCDQVRIRQVILNICKNAIEAMENVEQPVLKIQTDIDEFTNEIYVGITDNGAGIPKEIISKLGTPFFTTKKNGTGLGLSSCFQIISEHKGRIEIKSELNVGTTFTIILPCMFEDEEEELV, translated from the coding sequence ATGATTAGAATAATGTTAGAAAAACTAAAAGAGAAACAGTTTTCTGTTGTTTTAATCCAATCAATTACTATTTTGCTTTTTTCTAATGTAGTTACACATCTTGTGTTTCCAACGTGGCAACAATATAATGGGATTTTTCATTCATCTATGGAACTAGTGTGTATAATTATAGCGGCTAATTTATTTCTGGTAGTATGGTGTAGATACTATAGCAATTCTGTTAAAAATCAAATTATAGCATTGGGTTTCCTAGCAATAGCAATTTTTGATGTTTTGCACACTTTCTATTTTAACGCTTTAGGATTTTTACCAAAGAATTACTTTGATTTATCACTTAGGTTTTGGATTGTTAGCAGAATTACCGAAGCAATTTTACTTTTAATTATTACCACTAATTTATCTAAAATAAAAATAAACAAATGGATAGGACTATCTGGTTCACTTATTTATTCCATTGGTATATCATATATCATATTTTTTCATAAAAATCTTTTTCCAATACTATATACTTCAAATGGGGTAACTAATATTAAAATATTATTTGAATACTGTATAATATTTATATTAATTGCTGCAGCATGGAATTTAAAAGGCAAAATGAGTAATAAGGATACATTTACATACAAATACATTGCCATTACAATTCTGTTATTTATATCTGCTGAAATTTGCTTTACCACGTATAAAACGTTCACAGACTTTGTGATGGCTTATGGACATGTTTTAAAGGTAACATATTATATATGTCTATTTAAAGGTATAGTAAAAACAGAGATGGATTATCCCTACTTAAAGCTGGATGAAATGAACAAACAATTAAGAGATATACTAAATGCCATTCCACTGGCAATCCATACATATGATGAGGATCTAAGGATAACTTTTGCAAACAAGAAATTTGAAGAGTTACTTCAGTGTAAGTCAGCTGATATAGCAGGGTTAACCATGACTGAATTTTTAAATAAAATTGAAAAAATTGATAGAGAAGATGAGAATGAGTTTCCGATTAGTTTAATAGAAAAAGGTATAAGTATGGATAATATTGTTAGAACATATAAAACACTAGAGGGCAATTCAGTTAAACTCCTTGTTAATATTCACAAGATAGAAAATGGTGTTATGTTTATATCAAAAGAAGCTGCCTGTGAGCAAGCTATTGAAAATTTAAATTTGCAAACGGAGACTATTTTAAATTCTATGTTATATCCAGCAATGATACTAAATAATCACGGTACTATAACTGCTTGTAATGTATCATTTCAAAATCTAATAGACTTAGATAAGGATGATATTATAGGGAGTTCTCTTGTTAAGATAAATAAAATGATAAATTTTGATAATGAAGAAATAGTAAATAAATTTTTTGGGGGCAATTTGTATAATGAATACTATGAGGCCTCATTAGTTTCAATAAAAGGTATCAAAAGGAAGATAACTGGACAGGTATCGCCTATATATAATGTTGAAAATAAGAAGATTGGAATAATATCTGTAATGCAGGATGTTACTGAACTGAAGAATAATCAAGAGAGATTAATAAATCAAGAAAAACTGGCATTGTTGGGGCAAATGGGGGCCAGTATAGTTCATGATACGAGAAATTTTTTAACTACAATAAATGGTTCTTGTCAGTTAATTGAGCTTTACTCAGATGATGTGAAAATAAATGAATGTGCTAAAAGAATCAAAATGGATACTGATGAGATCAATAGAATTATGAGCGATTTTTTAACTTTAGCAAAACCAGCCAATATTGCTGTTGAGGAAGTGTCAGTATATGATTTGCTGAGTTCAGTTAAGAATTTGCTTCAGACCTCATCATTGATAAAAGGAATAAATATTGAATTTAAATTTAATCATGATGAACGGTATTTAATGTGTGACCAAGTGAGAATTAGGCAAGTAATTTTAAATATATGTAAAAATGCAATTGAAGCAATGGAGAATGTAGAACAGCCAGTTTTAAAGATTCAAACTGATATCGATGAGTTCACTAATGAAATATATGTAGGAATAACTGACAATGGAGCAGGTATACCCAAAGAAATTATTTCTAAGCTTGGAACTCCGTTTTTCACTACCAAAAAGAATGGAACTGGCTTAGGGCTGAGTTCTTGTTTTCAAATAATCAGTGAACATAAAGGAAGGATTGAGATAAAAAGTGAATTAAATGTTGGGACAACTTTTACTATAATTTTACCTTGTATGTTTGAGGATGAGGAAGAAGAATTAGTGTGA
- a CDS encoding pyridoxal phosphate-dependent aminotransferase: MNTLLKNSISENVKNIEISGIRKFYNKVALYPGAISLTLGQPDFNVPEKIKIAMIKAIEQNKTTYTQNAGILELRREISNYLENLNIFYDPEEICITVGGSEALMDTFTALINPGDKVLIPTPAYPAYESCVSILGGTVINHNLKEDFSINFDELKKILENEKPKMIVLSYPSNPTGAVLSEEDNKKLFNLLCKHDIIVVSDEMYACLCFKENYYSIAQYEKIRNKVILIGGFSKMFSMTGLRVGYVCAHPSIMDEIMKVHQYNVSCAPSVAQWGAYEGLVNCMEDVIYMKDQFIKRRDYVYTKLKSLGFDTNLPEGAFYIFPSIKTFSMRSEEFCEKLLKEAGVAIVPGSAFGSGGEGHVRISYAYSMNKLKLCMEKLDNWINSF; encoded by the coding sequence TTGAATACCCTTTTAAAAAATTCCATATCAGAAAATGTTAAAAATATAGAAATATCAGGCATTAGAAAATTTTATAATAAAGTTGCCCTTTACCCAGGGGCCATATCTTTAACTTTAGGCCAACCTGATTTTAATGTACCTGAAAAAATTAAGATTGCCATGATAAAAGCTATTGAACAAAATAAAACCACATACACACAAAATGCAGGAATATTGGAACTTAGAAGAGAAATATCCAATTATCTTGAAAATTTAAACATATTTTATGATCCAGAAGAAATATGCATCACTGTAGGTGGCAGTGAAGCACTTATGGATACCTTTACTGCTCTTATAAATCCCGGAGACAAGGTATTGATACCCACACCTGCCTATCCTGCTTATGAAAGCTGTGTAAGTATTTTAGGAGGTACTGTAATAAATCATAACTTAAAAGAAGACTTTTCCATAAATTTTGATGAACTAAAAAAAATACTAGAAAATGAAAAACCTAAAATGATAGTTTTATCTTATCCTTCTAATCCTACTGGTGCTGTACTGTCTGAAGAAGATAATAAAAAACTTTTTAATTTATTATGTAAACATGATATCATTGTTGTAAGTGATGAAATGTATGCCTGCCTGTGTTTTAAAGAAAATTATTATTCCATTGCTCAATATGAAAAGATACGAAATAAAGTTATATTAATAGGCGGGTTTTCTAAAATGTTTTCCATGACGGGACTTAGAGTAGGATATGTATGTGCCCACCCATCAATTATGGATGAGATAATGAAAGTACATCAATATAATGTGTCCTGTGCTCCTTCTGTGGCCCAATGGGGTGCCTATGAGGGACTTGTAAACTGTATGGAAGATGTAATCTACATGAAAGATCAATTCATAAAAAGAAGGGATTATGTTTATACCAAATTAAAATCCCTAGGTTTTGATACAAATTTACCTGAAGGGGCTTTCTACATATTCCCCTCTATAAAGACCTTTTCTATGCGCAGTGAAGAATTTTGTGAAAAACTTTTAAAGGAGGCCGGTGTTGCCATTGTTCCTGGCTCTGCTTTTGGCTCAGGTGGAGAAGGACATGTTAGAATATCCTATGCATACAGCATGAATAAACTCAAGTTATGTATGGAAAAGCTAGACAACTGGATAAACTCTTTTTAA
- the dapB gene encoding 4-hydroxy-tetrahydrodipicolinate reductase: MIRIILSGCNGKMGKVVTNLAESYSSLAIVAGVDKNCVKSKFPVFSDITKCNIEGDVILDFSRPEALDSILKYAKEKNIGVILCTTGYSEEQLEKINEASKYIPMFRSANMSIGVNMVNKILKNMSAVLYKNFDIEIIEKHHNQKVDSPSGTALLLGNTIKDSIEEKLDFVNGREGIKKRTHNEIGIHAIRGGSIVGEHDVIFAGQGETIEIKHTAISREVFAVGALKACEFMFNREKGFYSMDDVIGGK, translated from the coding sequence ATGATTAGAATTATATTAAGTGGATGCAATGGCAAAATGGGAAAAGTAGTAACTAATTTAGCTGAAAGCTATTCTAGCTTAGCTATAGTAGCTGGAGTGGATAAAAACTGTGTGAAATCTAAATTTCCTGTATTTTCAGATATAACTAAGTGTAATATAGAAGGAGATGTGATATTGGACTTTTCAAGGCCTGAGGCTTTGGATTCCATTTTAAAATATGCTAAAGAAAAGAATATAGGAGTTATACTGTGCACTACAGGATATAGTGAAGAACAGCTTGAAAAAATTAATGAAGCTTCCAAATACATTCCTATGTTCAGGTCAGCTAATATGTCCATAGGTGTAAATATGGTAAATAAGATATTAAAAAACATGAGTGCAGTTTTATATAAAAATTTTGATATAGAGATAATAGAAAAACACCATAATCAAAAAGTGGATTCTCCAAGCGGAACTGCACTGCTTCTTGGAAATACCATAAAAGATTCTATTGAGGAAAAATTAGATTTTGTAAATGGAAGAGAGGGTATTAAGAAGAGAACCCATAATGAGATAGGTATACATGCTATAAGAGGAGGAAGCATAGTAGGAGAACATGATGTTATATTTGCAGGACAGGGAGAAACCATAGAAATCAAGCATACTGCTATTTCTAGGGAAGTTTTTGCAGTAGGGGCCCTGAAAGCATGTGAGTTTATGTTTAATAGAGAAAAGGGTTTCTATTCAATGGACGATGTAATTGGTGGTAAATAA
- the dapA gene encoding 4-hydroxy-tetrahydrodipicolinate synthase: MSLFKGSGVAIVTPFNDKGVDLKKLEELLEWHIESGTDAIIICGTTGEASTMTEQERKDAIKLTVDVVKNRIPVIAGTGNNCTQSSVDMSKWAESVGVDGLLVITPYYNKTTQKGLIEHFKAVASGVKVPIVVYNVPGRTGMNVQPKTLKELCEIENIAAIKEASGDISQIAQMKALCRDRIDIYSGNDDQVIPILSVGGIGVISVLANIIPKDMHNMCKLFLEGKTEEALKIQLDSFALNKAMFIETNPIPVKTAMNILGMNAGKLRLPLCDMSQANLEVLKTELKNYGLLK, translated from the coding sequence ATGAGTTTATTCAAGGGTTCAGGAGTTGCCATAGTTACTCCATTTAATGATAAGGGTGTGGACTTAAAAAAACTTGAAGAATTATTAGAGTGGCATATTGAATCAGGGACAGATGCTATAATAATTTGTGGGACTACTGGAGAAGCTTCCACAATGACAGAACAGGAGAGGAAAGATGCTATAAAACTCACTGTAGACGTAGTGAAAAACCGAATACCAGTTATTGCAGGAACAGGTAATAATTGCACTCAATCATCTGTAGATATGAGTAAATGGGCAGAAAGTGTAGGAGTAGATGGACTGTTGGTAATTACTCCATACTATAACAAAACTACTCAAAAAGGATTGATAGAACATTTTAAAGCAGTGGCTTCTGGAGTAAAGGTTCCTATAGTAGTATACAATGTTCCGGGAAGAACAGGCATGAATGTACAGCCTAAGACCCTTAAAGAATTATGTGAGATAGAAAATATTGCTGCTATTAAAGAGGCCAGCGGAGATATAAGTCAGATTGCCCAGATGAAAGCCTTATGCAGGGATAGGATTGATATATATTCTGGAAATGACGATCAAGTAATTCCTATACTTTCGGTAGGAGGAATAGGTGTTATATCGGTACTTGCAAATATTATTCCAAAGGATATGCATAATATGTGCAAATTATTTTTAGAAGGCAAGACAGAGGAAGCATTGAAAATACAATTGGATTCTTTTGCATTGAATAAAGCCATGTTTATAGAAACAAATCCTATACCTGTAAAAACTGCCATGAATATTTTAGGAATGAATGCAGGAAAACTCAGACTTCCACTCTGTGATATGTCACAGGCAAATTTAGAAGTTTTAAAAACAGAACTTAAAAATTATGGTCTTTTAAAATAA
- a CDS encoding aspartate-semialdehyde dehydrogenase, translated as MSCNLAVVGCTGMVGRKFLEVLEERNFPVKNLYLYASAKSDGKVLKFSGKDYVVEELKEDNIKNKKIDIALFSAGGSTSLEFAPVFSKYGAVVVDNSSAWRMDKDIPLVVPEVNPEDIKWNKGIIANPNCSTIQALVPIKPLYDKYGIKRIIYSTYQAVSGAGVGGYNDLIEGYKGNPPKKFPFPIAGNVIPHIDTFLENGYTKEEMKMINETKKILHDDTLKITATTVRVPVVYGHSESINIELKKDFELEDIFNLYKECKGIVLKDDVQNGEYPMPIDAAGNNEVYVGRIRRDFSLDSGLNLWVVADNIRKGAATNAVQIAECLIK; from the coding sequence ATGAGTTGCAATTTAGCGGTAGTTGGATGTACTGGAATGGTGGGAAGAAAGTTTCTTGAAGTGCTGGAAGAGCGAAATTTCCCTGTAAAAAATTTATATTTATATGCATCAGCTAAATCTGATGGGAAAGTATTGAAGTTTAGCGGTAAAGATTATGTGGTAGAGGAATTGAAAGAAGATAATATTAAAAACAAAAAAATAGATATTGCTCTTTTTTCCGCAGGTGGAAGTACAAGTCTTGAATTTGCTCCCGTGTTCTCAAAGTATGGAGCAGTGGTTGTAGATAATAGTAGTGCATGGAGAATGGATAAGGATATACCTTTAGTTGTTCCAGAAGTAAATCCAGAAGATATAAAATGGAATAAGGGAATAATCGCAAATCCTAATTGTTCTACAATACAAGCTTTAGTGCCAATTAAACCCCTTTATGATAAATATGGTATAAAAAGGATTATATACTCTACATATCAGGCTGTATCTGGTGCCGGAGTAGGAGGATATAATGATTTAATAGAAGGATACAAAGGGAATCCACCTAAAAAGTTTCCTTTTCCTATAGCAGGTAATGTAATTCCGCACATAGATACTTTTTTAGAAAATGGTTATACAAAAGAAGAAATGAAAATGATAAATGAAACTAAAAAAATATTACATGATGATACTCTAAAGATCACTGCTACTACAGTTAGAGTTCCAGTAGTGTACGGACACAGTGAGAGTATAAATATAGAACTTAAAAAAGATTTTGAATTAGAAGATATATTCAACTTATATAAAGAATGTAAAGGAATTGTATTAAAGGATGACGTGCAAAATGGTGAGTACCCAATGCCTATAGATGCAGCGGGTAATAATGAAGTGTACGTAGGAAGAATAAGAAGAGACTTTAGTTTGGATTCTGGATTAAATTTATGGGTTGTAGCAGATAATATAAGAAAAGGCGCTGCTACTAATGCGGTTCAAATAGCAGAATGTTTAATTAAATAA
- a CDS encoding alpha/beta-type small acid-soluble spore protein: protein MAKTPLKKIIKAKLKSHKELSEIEKLREQLKYEIAEELGLKEKIDTYGWSGLTSEETGRIGGIMTKKKKELNIPKNEVLLNGKDNFKDL from the coding sequence ATGGCAAAAACACCGCTTAAAAAAATTATAAAAGCTAAACTAAAATCACATAAAGAACTTAGTGAAATAGAAAAATTAAGGGAACAATTAAAATACGAAATAGCAGAAGAATTGGGATTAAAAGAAAAAATCGATACCTATGGATGGAGTGGTTTAACTTCGGAAGAAACAGGAAGAATTGGCGGTATAATGACAAAGAAGAAAAAAGAACTTAATATCCCAAAGAATGAAGTTCTGCTAAATGGCAAAGATAACTTTAAAGATTTATAG
- a CDS encoding class I SAM-dependent DNA methyltransferase, translating to MKCYEKFAHIYDDLINTDIDYNVWYEKIINLCKELNIPRRDYLDLACGTGNLTEKLAPHFQTAWGVDLSYEMLTEADKKLRSKGLKVNLIRQDISGLNLNKKFALITCCLDSTNYILDELNLKNYFKSVFNHLDSNGMFIFDVNSHYKITNILGNNTYTYDSEEITYIWENFLENEIVDMYLTFFIKDKELYRRFDEHHRERAYTCDYIEKILTDCNLHIITKLDNYQDKPPAPTSLRIVYAVKKNI from the coding sequence ATGAAATGTTACGAAAAATTTGCCCATATATATGATGATCTAATAAATACTGATATAGATTATAATGTATGGTATGAGAAAATTATAAATTTATGTAAAGAATTAAATATACCCCGAAGAGATTACCTTGATTTAGCCTGTGGAACAGGTAATTTGACAGAAAAATTAGCCCCGCATTTTCAAACTGCCTGGGGCGTAGATTTATCCTACGAAATGCTTACAGAGGCAGATAAAAAACTAAGAAGCAAAGGATTAAAAGTAAATTTGATACGCCAGGATATAAGTGGACTTAACCTAAATAAAAAATTTGCTCTTATAACCTGTTGCCTTGACTCTACAAATTATATACTAGATGAATTAAATCTTAAAAATTACTTTAAAAGTGTATTCAATCATCTAGATTCCAATGGAATGTTCATATTTGATGTAAATTCCCATTATAAAATTACCAATATATTAGGAAATAACACCTATACTTATGATAGTGAAGAGATAACTTATATATGGGAAAATTTTTTAGAAAATGAAATTGTGGACATGTATCTTACTTTTTTTATAAAGGATAAAGAACTATATAGACGATTTGACGAGCACCATAGAGAAAGGGCCTATACCTGTGATTATATCGAAAAAATTCTCACAGATTGTAATTTACATATTATAACTAAACTGGATAATTACCAGGATAAACCCCCTGCCCCTACTTCTTTAAGAATAGTCTATGCAGTAAAAAAGAACATATAG
- the hslO gene encoding Hsp33 family molecular chaperone HslO has product MQDKLIRATAKDDNIRIIAASTTNLVNEAVRIHNCAPTAAAAFGRMLTAGSIMGAMLKSPRDSLTVKISGNGIAGGILVTSYADAHVKGYIRNPSADLPSNDKGKLDVGGIIGIDGNLTVIRDMGLKEPYSSQVPIQTGEIGDDLAYYFTVSEQTPSAVALGVLVDTDLTIKGSGGFIIQMMPGADNLLSDLVTYRLQELPSISHMIGDGLTIIEILNTVFKDMDLRILDTLNPIYKCDCSRERVEKALISIGIQDLEEIYKDKKSEELKCNFCNKSYKFTNQEIGSLLKSLKKI; this is encoded by the coding sequence ATACAAGATAAGCTGATACGAGCTACAGCTAAGGACGATAATATTAGAATAATAGCAGCTTCAACTACAAACTTAGTAAATGAAGCTGTTAGAATTCACAACTGTGCTCCTACCGCAGCTGCTGCTTTTGGAAGAATGCTTACCGCAGGCAGTATCATGGGTGCAATGCTAAAGTCTCCCCGAGATAGTTTAACCGTAAAAATATCAGGAAATGGCATAGCTGGAGGCATACTTGTAACTTCCTATGCTGATGCCCATGTAAAAGGATATATTAGAAATCCTTCTGCAGATTTACCTTCAAATGATAAGGGTAAACTGGATGTAGGAGGAATTATAGGTATAGATGGAAATCTCACTGTAATACGAGACATGGGACTGAAAGAACCTTATTCCAGTCAAGTTCCCATACAAACTGGAGAAATAGGAGATGACCTGGCCTACTACTTTACGGTTTCAGAACAAACTCCTTCTGCAGTAGCTCTTGGAGTCTTAGTGGATACAGATTTAACTATCAAGGGTTCAGGAGGTTTTATAATTCAGATGATGCCAGGTGCTGATAATCTATTATCGGATTTGGTGACTTATAGATTACAGGAACTGCCTTCCATATCCCATATGATAGGAGACGGACTAACTATAATTGAAATATTAAACACTGTATTTAAAGATATGGATTTAAGAATATTAGATACACTAAATCCCATCTATAAATGTGATTGTTCCAGAGAGAGGGTGGAAAAAGCACTTATAAGTATAGGTATACAGGATTTAGAAGAAATTTATAAAGATAAAAAGTCTGAAGAATTAAAGTGCAACTTTTGTAATAAATCCTATAAATTTACCAATCAGGAGATAGGAAGCCTCCTTAAAAGTTTGAAAAAAATCTAA
- the dapD gene encoding 2,3,4,5-tetrahydropyridine-2,6-dicarboxylate N-acetyltransferase: METKYDLTDPYQIAKYIKEAKKSTPLKVYLQGSISSCNLKNIECYGSNNFYVLFGESADICKFLDENKNKIEQFRIEQDRRNSAIPLIDLINIDARIEPGAIIRDKVKIGKNAVIMMGAVINIGAEIGEGTMIDMNAVVGARGKLGKNVHLGAGAVVAGVLEPPSKSPCEIGDDVLIGANSVILEGVKVGKGSVIAAGSIVIEDVPEGVVAGGTPARILKSVDDMTKDKTKILADLRK, translated from the coding sequence ATGGAAACAAAATACGATCTTACAGATCCTTACCAGATAGCTAAATACATAAAAGAAGCAAAAAAGTCTACTCCCCTTAAGGTTTACCTCCAAGGCAGCATATCAAGTTGTAATCTAAAAAACATAGAATGTTATGGCAGTAATAATTTTTATGTTCTTTTTGGAGAAAGTGCAGACATATGTAAATTTCTAGATGAAAATAAAAATAAGATTGAACAATTTAGAATAGAACAGGATAGAAGAAATTCTGCTATTCCTCTTATAGATTTAATAAACATAGATGCCAGAATAGAACCTGGTGCTATAATACGGGATAAAGTAAAAATAGGTAAAAATGCCGTTATTATGATGGGAGCGGTAATAAACATAGGTGCAGAAATAGGGGAAGGTACCATGATAGATATGAATGCCGTTGTAGGTGCCAGAGGAAAATTGGGCAAAAATGTTCATCTAGGTGCAGGTGCTGTGGTGGCAGGAGTTCTTGAACCACCTAGCAAGTCACCTTGTGAAATAGGTGATGATGTACTTATAGGCGCTAATTCCGTTATTCTAGAGGGAGTTAAGGTTGGAAAAGGCTCCGTGATTGCCGCAGGCTCAATAGTAATAGAAGATGTACCAGAAGGAGTTGTAGCCGGAGGTACTCCTGCAAGAATACTAAAATCTGTGGATGATATGACAAAGGATAAGACTAAAATTTTAGCGGACTTAAGAAAATAA
- a CDS encoding single-stranded DNA-binding protein gives MDNLMLNNKIYLEGKVISELQFSHEMYGEGFYTFNIEVPRLSESKDILFITISERLIGGMDIKIGTEIIVEGQLRSYNKFVDGGNRLILTVFARNIELCVERSKNPNQIFLDGFICKEPVYRTTPFGREISDMLLAVNRAYNKSDYIPTIAWGRNSRFCKSLKVSDNIRIWGRLQSREYQKKISDTETIRKIAYEVSISKMEKVNKDKDHETVEERTSFSHEDEENYEKNGEGEECLSENIEDKRIC, from the coding sequence ATGGACAATTTAATGTTAAATAATAAGATTTATCTTGAAGGCAAGGTGATTTCGGAGCTGCAATTTAGTCATGAAATGTATGGAGAAGGTTTCTATACTTTTAATATTGAAGTTCCAAGGCTAAGTGAAAGTAAGGATATATTATTTATCACTATTTCAGAAAGGCTTATAGGAGGAATGGATATAAAGATAGGCACAGAAATTATAGTAGAGGGACAATTGAGATCCTACAATAAATTTGTAGATGGGGGAAATAGATTAATATTAACTGTATTCGCCAGAAATATAGAGTTATGCGTTGAAAGAAGTAAAAACCCAAATCAAATTTTTCTTGATGGATTTATATGCAAAGAGCCGGTTTATAGGACAACTCCTTTTGGTAGGGAAATTTCAGATATGTTATTAGCTGTAAATAGAGCCTATAATAAATCTGATTACATACCTACTATTGCATGGGGAAGAAATTCTAGGTTTTGTAAATCTTTAAAGGTTAGTGATAATATAAGAATATGGGGAAGATTGCAGAGTAGGGAATATCAGAAAAAGATATCCGATACAGAAACTATAAGAAAAATAGCCTATGAAGTTTCTATATCCAAGATGGAAAAAGTAAACAAGGATAAAGATCATGAAACTGTGGAAGAAAGAACGAGTTTTTCTCATGAAGATGAAGAAAATTATGAAAAAAACGGGGAAGGGGAAGAATGTTTAAGTGAAAATATAGAAGATAAACGCATATGTTAA
- the pdaB gene encoding polysaccharide deacetylase family sporulation protein PdaB: MKVRLIKKIFMITLLLLVATLISVFTNYRYKGTFINTNRRIPIYCVDTKEKKVAITFDVSLGDEYIGEILNVLDKYNIKATFFIVGDWIDRNPDKLKQIYERGHEIGNHSDRHPNMTKISQEKIIEDININEAKIRNITASGTKLFRCPEGAYNDRVINTVEKSGYYCIQWDVDSIDWKEQGADIEYNRVIKNIKPGSIMLFHNTAKYTPENLPKIIKKLSAEGYKFVKVGDLIYKSNYTLDNEGKQISD; this comes from the coding sequence TTGAAGGTAAGATTAATAAAAAAAATATTTATGATAACTCTATTGCTGCTTGTAGCTACTTTAATATCTGTATTTACAAATTATAGATATAAGGGAACCTTTATAAATACAAATAGAAGGATTCCCATTTACTGTGTTGATACAAAAGAAAAAAAGGTTGCCATAACTTTTGATGTGAGTTTAGGAGATGAGTATATTGGAGAGATACTGAATGTATTGGATAAATATAATATTAAAGCTACATTTTTTATAGTAGGTGACTGGATAGATAGAAATCCTGATAAATTAAAGCAGATATATGAAAGAGGACATGAAATAGGTAATCATTCTGACAGGCATCCCAATATGACCAAAATATCACAGGAAAAAATCATAGAAGATATAAACATAAATGAAGCCAAAATAAGAAATATTACAGCTTCTGGAACAAAATTATTCAGGTGTCCTGAAGGGGCATATAATGACAGAGTTATAAATACTGTGGAAAAGTCAGGATATTATTGTATTCAATGGGATGTAGACAGCATAGATTGGAAAGAACAGGGGGCAGATATTGAATATAATAGAGTAATCAAGAACATAAAACCTGGTTCTATAATGTTATTTCATAATACAGCTAAGTATACCCCTGAAAATTTACCTAAGATAATAAAAAAGTTGAGTGCAGAGGGATATAAATTTGTTAAAGTGGGAGATTTAATTTATAAAAGTAATTATACATTGGATAATGAAGGAAAACAAATAAGTGATTAG